Proteins from a single region of Chryseobacterium sp. W4I1:
- a CDS encoding HipA family kinase gives MLDLRTVTVMRYILPLREGGSLPALAEADDDFKYVLKFRGAGHGVKMLISELLGGKITEALGLQIPELVFINLDVDFGRTEADEEIQELLKFSEGLNLGLHYLSGSITYDPGVTVDPLLASKIVWLDAFITNIDRTFRNTNLLMWHKELWVIDNGASFYFHHSWQNFDAAAKTPFKYVKDHVLLPKANKLDEADQFAHEVLNDTLFREIVNLIPEDWLQWKDADETPEEIREIYFQFMKTRLENSQIFVNEAKNARG, from the coding sequence ATGCTGGATTTAAGAACGGTAACCGTCATGCGTTACATCCTGCCCCTGAGGGAAGGTGGATCTCTTCCTGCTTTGGCAGAAGCTGATGATGATTTTAAATATGTACTGAAATTTCGAGGCGCAGGTCACGGAGTAAAAATGCTGATCTCCGAACTTTTGGGAGGTAAGATTACGGAGGCACTGGGACTTCAGATTCCTGAGCTAGTGTTCATCAATCTTGATGTTGACTTTGGAAGAACAGAAGCCGATGAAGAAATCCAGGAATTGCTGAAATTTTCGGAAGGACTGAATCTTGGGCTTCATTATCTTTCAGGCTCTATTACCTATGATCCGGGAGTAACAGTTGATCCGCTTCTGGCCTCAAAGATCGTCTGGCTGGATGCATTCATTACCAATATAGACCGCACGTTCAGGAATACGAATCTTCTGATGTGGCATAAAGAACTTTGGGTGATCGACAACGGAGCATCATTTTATTTCCACCATTCGTGGCAGAATTTTGATGCGGCGGCCAAAACGCCTTTCAAATATGTGAAAGATCACGTTCTGCTTCCGAAAGCAAATAAGCTGGATGAAGCCGATCAATTCGCCCATGAAGTACTGAATGACACATTATTCAGAGAGATCGTCAATTTAATTCCTGAAGACTGGCTCCAATGGAAGGATGCGGACGAAACACCGGAAGAGATCCGTGAAATCTATTTCCAGTTCATGAAAACGAGGTTAGAAAATTCTCAAATCTTTGTAAACGAAGCGAAAAATGCAAGAGGATAA
- a CDS encoding homogentisate 1,2-dioxygenase, translating into MRYHQAGNIPQKRHTIFKSPEDKFYYEQLFGTEGFHGISSLLYHTHRPTQIKSIGEPKDVTPKIAVEKNIAPRMFKGMNVTPEDDFMDSRKILLMNNDLKMGLSKPRKSMEYFYKNAECDELLYVHNGTGVLKTFVGDLEFVTGDYLIIPRGTIYQVELKSEDTVFFVLESHSPIYTPKRYRNEFGQLLEHSPFCERDMIAPVFKEPKDEKGEFLIKVKKENQITDFIYATHPFDVVGWDGYFYPYKFNIKNFEPITGRIHQPPPVHQNFEGHNFVVCSFCARMYDYHPMAIPAPYNHSNIDSDEVLFYTEGDFMSRNHIDLMDFTLHPGGIVHGPHPGAMERSIGKKFTEEYAVMVDPFRPLKITEEALKVEDPSYKTSWLEESDKTMEDRSQE; encoded by the coding sequence ATGAGATATCATCAGGCGGGAAACATCCCACAAAAAAGACATACGATTTTCAAATCACCGGAAGATAAATTTTACTATGAACAGCTTTTCGGAACGGAAGGTTTTCACGGAATTTCATCGCTACTTTATCATACTCATCGCCCTACACAGATCAAATCTATCGGGGAACCTAAAGATGTAACACCAAAGATCGCGGTAGAAAAGAATATTGCTCCGAGAATGTTTAAGGGAATGAATGTAACACCGGAAGATGATTTCATGGACAGCAGAAAGATCCTTCTGATGAATAACGATCTGAAAATGGGATTGTCAAAACCCAGAAAATCTATGGAGTATTTCTATAAAAATGCTGAATGTGACGAACTTTTATACGTTCACAACGGAACCGGAGTTCTGAAAACCTTTGTAGGAGACCTTGAATTTGTAACAGGCGATTATCTTATTATTCCAAGAGGAACCATTTATCAGGTTGAACTGAAATCAGAGGACACCGTATTTTTTGTGCTTGAAAGCCACTCTCCTATTTATACACCGAAACGCTACAGAAATGAGTTCGGACAGCTTCTTGAACATTCTCCGTTCTGCGAAAGAGATATGATAGCGCCGGTTTTTAAAGAACCTAAAGACGAAAAAGGGGAATTTCTAATTAAAGTAAAAAAAGAAAACCAGATCACGGATTTCATCTACGCAACCCACCCGTTTGATGTCGTAGGATGGGACGGATATTTTTATCCTTATAAATTCAATATCAAAAACTTTGAGCCAATCACTGGTAGAATTCACCAACCGCCACCGGTACACCAGAATTTTGAAGGTCACAATTTTGTAGTCTGCTCATTCTGCGCAAGAATGTATGATTACCATCCAATGGCTATTCCGGCACCGTACAACCATTCAAACATTGATTCTGATGAGGTTCTGTTCTATACGGAAGGCGACTTTATGAGCCGTAACCACATCGATCTGATGGACTTCACCCTGCATCCGGGAGGAATTGTACACGGGCCGCATCCTGGTGCTATGGAAAGAAGTATCGGTAAAAAATTCACTGAGGAATATGCGGTCATGGTAGACCCATTCCGTCCGTTGAAAATTACCGAGGAAGCTTTAAAGGTAGAAGATCCTTCTTACAAAACTTCCTGGCTGGAAGAATCAGACAAAACCATGGAAGACCGTTCCCAGGAATAA
- the hppD gene encoding 4-hydroxyphenylpyruvate dioxygenase yields the protein MSTLTFAEKIAQAENFLPINGTDYIEFYVGNAKQAAHYYKTAFGFQSVAYAGPETGVRDRASYVLQQGKIRLVLTTGLKSDSPISEHVKKHGDGVKILALWVDDAYEAFEETTKRGGKPYLEPVTLTDEQGEVRMSGIYTYGETIHMFIERKNYKGAFMPGYEKWESAYNPEDAGLLYVDHCVGNVDWNRMIPTVEWYEKVMGFVNILSFDDKQINTEYSALMSKVMSNGNGFAKFPINEPAEGKKKSQVEEYLDFYEGEGVQHIAVATKDIIHTVTELKKRGVEFLSAPPEAYYDMVPERVGHIDEDLKKLQDLGILIDHDEEGYLLQIFTKPVEDRPTLFFEIIERHGAQSFGAGNFKALFEALEKEQDRRGNL from the coding sequence ATGTCAACACTTACATTTGCCGAAAAAATTGCTCAAGCTGAGAATTTTTTACCGATTAACGGTACAGATTACATTGAGTTTTATGTAGGAAATGCTAAACAGGCTGCCCATTATTACAAAACCGCTTTCGGTTTTCAGTCTGTAGCATATGCGGGTCCTGAAACAGGAGTAAGAGACCGTGCTTCTTATGTTCTTCAGCAGGGGAAAATAAGACTGGTATTAACAACAGGCCTTAAATCTGACTCTCCTATCAGCGAACATGTGAAAAAACATGGTGATGGGGTGAAAATTTTGGCACTTTGGGTAGATGATGCCTACGAAGCTTTTGAAGAAACTACTAAAAGAGGAGGAAAACCATACCTGGAGCCTGTCACTTTAACCGATGAGCAAGGTGAGGTGAGAATGTCCGGAATCTATACATACGGGGAAACCATTCACATGTTTATTGAAAGAAAAAATTATAAAGGAGCTTTCATGCCTGGATATGAGAAATGGGAAAGTGCCTACAATCCTGAAGACGCAGGTTTATTATACGTAGACCACTGTGTAGGAAATGTAGACTGGAACAGAATGATCCCTACTGTAGAATGGTACGAAAAAGTAATGGGATTTGTAAATATCCTGTCGTTTGACGACAAGCAGATCAATACAGAATATTCTGCCCTGATGTCTAAAGTAATGTCTAACGGAAACGGGTTTGCAAAATTCCCGATCAATGAACCTGCAGAAGGTAAAAAGAAATCTCAGGTAGAAGAATACCTTGACTTCTATGAAGGTGAAGGTGTACAGCATATTGCTGTGGCTACCAAGGATATCATCCACACTGTAACCGAGTTGAAGAAGCGTGGCGTAGAATTCCTTTCCGCTCCACCGGAAGCTTATTATGATATGGTTCCTGAAAGAGTTGGCCATATTGATGAAGATCTTAAAAAATTACAAGACTTAGGCATCCTTATTGATCATGATGAAGAAGGATACTTACTTCAGATCTTTACGAAGCCTGTAGAAGACCGTCCTACCCTATTCTTCGAAATCATTGAAAGACACGGTGCACAGAGTTTTGGTGCCGGAAATTTCAAAGCTTTGTTCGAAGCATTGGAAAAAGAGCAAGACAGAAGAGGAAATCTTTAA
- a CDS encoding S9 family peptidase, with protein MELIKEMNIKLQNPDTRDFLADALYPKAGEKLPLVIFVHGYKGYKDWGAWNLMAEKFAEADFFFVKYNASHNGTTVEDPHNFADLEAFGNNNYSKELSDLGIVIDHFVKNPKVDDQKIILIGHSRGGGISIIKTCEDERINGLIMLASVDSLERFPKDEALESWKKEGVYYVLNGRTKQEMPHYYQFYEDFENNVHRFDVERAAEMAKAYVLIIHGTNDESVSVKNAEHLHILNPNSELFLVEGADHTFGAKEPWTENRLPENLNTITEKCIDFVNENIK; from the coding sequence ATGGAATTGATAAAAGAAATGAATATAAAGCTCCAGAACCCAGATACACGAGATTTTCTGGCTGATGCATTGTATCCCAAAGCTGGTGAAAAACTGCCCTTAGTGATTTTTGTCCACGGCTATAAAGGCTATAAAGACTGGGGCGCCTGGAATCTGATGGCGGAAAAGTTCGCCGAAGCTGATTTTTTCTTTGTGAAATATAATGCTTCCCATAACGGTACCACAGTGGAAGATCCTCATAATTTTGCTGATCTGGAGGCTTTCGGAAACAATAATTATTCAAAAGAACTTTCTGATCTTGGTATTGTCATTGATCATTTTGTAAAAAATCCTAAAGTGGACGATCAAAAAATTATCCTGATCGGGCACAGCAGAGGAGGAGGGATTTCCATCATCAAAACATGCGAAGATGAAAGGATTAACGGACTGATCATGCTGGCAAGTGTGGATAGCCTGGAACGTTTCCCGAAAGATGAAGCCCTTGAAAGCTGGAAAAAAGAAGGTGTATATTATGTGCTGAACGGGCGGACAAAACAAGAAATGCCGCATTACTATCAGTTTTATGAAGATTTTGAAAATAATGTGCACCGTTTTGATGTGGAAAGAGCTGCAGAAATGGCTAAGGCATATGTGCTGATCATTCACGGAACAAATGATGAAAGTGTAAGTGTGAAAAATGCGGAACATCTTCATATCCTGAATCCCAATTCAGAATTGTTCTTAGTTGAGGGTGCAGATCATACTTTTGGGGCAAAAGAACCCTGGACGGAAAATAGACTTCCTGAAAACCTTAATACCATAACAGAAAAATGTATTGATTTTGTTAATGAAAATATAAAATAA
- a CDS encoding acetyl-CoA hydrolase/transferase family protein: MYNYISAEEAIYTVKSGNRVFFHGSACTPNYLIDELARQSHRLENVEMVSITQQGNVEIAKPEYKKSFFVNSLFVSTPVRDAVNSERGDFVPVFLSEIPILFRKNILPLDVALVTVSPPDKHGFCTLGTSVDVARAAVDTAKIIVAIVNPLMPRTHGDGMIHISRIHKLVWHEEELPTVDYGAKVGEVEMLVGKNVAELIDDRSTLQMGIGTIPDAVLKCLTNHKDLGVHTEMLSDGVIDLIQNDVINNKYKGYHDNKTITSFCFGTRKLYDYVDDNTVFDFKDVSDVNFPINIMRNKKMVAINSAIEIDLTGQVCADSIGTLQYSGIGGQMDFMRGAALSEDGKPIIAITSRTKKGISRIVPFLKQGAGVVTTRGHIHYVVTEYGTAYLYGKNLRQRAQELISIAHPDDREMLEKAAYERFKH; this comes from the coding sequence ATGTACAATTATATTAGTGCAGAAGAAGCGATATATACCGTAAAAAGCGGAAACCGAGTATTTTTTCACGGAAGTGCATGTACTCCGAATTATCTTATTGACGAGCTGGCAAGACAGTCCCACCGTTTGGAAAATGTAGAAATGGTTTCCATTACCCAACAAGGAAATGTAGAAATTGCGAAGCCTGAATACAAAAAAAGCTTTTTTGTTAATTCCTTATTCGTATCAACTCCTGTACGGGATGCGGTAAACTCTGAGCGGGGCGATTTTGTTCCTGTTTTCTTAAGTGAGATCCCAATTTTGTTCAGAAAAAACATACTGCCGCTGGATGTGGCTTTAGTAACCGTTTCTCCACCAGATAAACATGGATTTTGCACGTTGGGAACATCAGTAGATGTCGCAAGAGCAGCTGTTGATACCGCCAAAATTATTGTAGCTATCGTAAATCCATTAATGCCGAGAACTCACGGAGACGGAATGATCCACATCAGCAGGATTCATAAGCTGGTATGGCATGAAGAGGAACTTCCAACGGTAGATTACGGAGCAAAAGTAGGTGAAGTAGAAATGCTTGTCGGCAAAAATGTAGCTGAACTGATTGATGACAGATCTACCCTTCAAATGGGTATCGGAACTATTCCTGATGCCGTTTTGAAATGCTTGACGAATCACAAAGATCTCGGCGTACACACCGAAATGTTAAGTGACGGAGTAATTGACCTGATTCAAAATGATGTCATCAACAATAAATATAAAGGTTACCACGATAATAAAACCATCACAAGCTTCTGTTTCGGAACCAGAAAACTCTATGATTACGTAGATGACAATACGGTTTTCGATTTTAAAGATGTAAGCGATGTCAATTTCCCGATTAATATCATGAGGAACAAAAAAATGGTCGCGATCAACTCTGCCATTGAAATTGACCTCACGGGACAGGTCTGTGCTGATTCTATAGGAACTTTACAATACAGCGGAATTGGTGGTCAGATGGATTTTATGAGAGGAGCGGCACTAAGTGAAGATGGGAAACCAATCATTGCCATCACATCAAGAACCAAGAAAGGAATTTCAAGGATTGTACCTTTTCTTAAACAGGGAGCCGGCGTAGTTACTACAAGAGGTCACATCCATTATGTAGTAACAGAATATGGTACCGCTTATTTATATGGTAAAAATCTACGCCAGAGAGCTCAGGAGCTGATTAGCATTGCACATCCTGATGACAGGGAAATGCTGGAAAAAGCAGCCTACGAAAGATTTAAACATTAA
- a CDS encoding thioredoxin fold domain-containing protein: protein MKTFILFLMLVPCFYLSQMKTGTFSDLETSMKKEPKPVVIHLYTDWCSVCKMEKYALNKDQEIVDLINDHFYMVNFETEKTKEKIRFLGREFGYLPNGSAGIHELALALSKNKNQPVYPLWIVLDKNQKLVYYHEGVLTPETMKQKLLEISAL, encoded by the coding sequence ATGAAAACTTTTATTTTATTTTTAATGTTAGTGCCCTGTTTTTATCTGTCTCAGATGAAGACAGGCACTTTTTCTGATCTTGAAACATCAATGAAAAAAGAACCAAAGCCTGTTGTAATTCATTTATATACAGATTGGTGTTCGGTTTGTAAAATGGAAAAATATGCCTTGAATAAAGACCAGGAAATTGTTGATCTGATCAATGATCATTTTTATATGGTGAATTTTGAAACTGAAAAAACAAAAGAAAAAATCAGGTTCCTAGGCAGGGAATTCGGTTATCTTCCCAATGGAAGTGCTGGAATTCATGAATTGGCTCTGGCTTTGTCTAAAAATAAGAATCAGCCTGTTTATCCTTTATGGATTGTTCTGGATAAGAACCAAAAATTGGTATATTATCATGAAGGGGTATTGACCCCTGAAACCATGAAGCAGAAACTTTTGGAAATTTCTGCTTTGTAA
- a CDS encoding TonB-dependent siderophore receptor — protein MKRILFSFTLLSSFCFSQETDSLNLQQSIESDTVTIPKSKIKTSTIEDVVITGTIKPFSRSKSPVAVEVYSQKFFQKNPTPSIFEAIAMVNGVKPQLNCSVCNTGDIHINGLEGPYTMILIDGMPIVSSLSTVYGLSGIPNSLVDRIEVVKGPASSIYGSEAMGGVINIITKNALTAPKLSIDMMTSTWSENNLDVSTKFNVGKNAASLLSLNYFSFKEKIDQNKDNFTDAALQSRVSVFNKWNFQRKENRQASFAMRYLYEDRFGGEMQWNRSHRGSGDVYGESIYTNRAEVFGLYQWPLKEYIVTQFSYNYHDQNSFYGSNPYNALQKVAFVQTYWSKKLGKHDLTSGITFKRTFYDDNTPGTLSGDGITNAPMKSPIWGAFVQDQWEINDKHTLLLGYRFDYDKIHHEVHSPRLAWKFSPNPYHTLRFNFGTGFRVVNLFTEDHAALTGSREVLIKSDLKPERSVNGNLNYIWKIPMGNRLLQLDASAFYTYFSNKIVGDFDTDPDKIIYDNLHGYGISRGASMNVDFSFSFPLSVNLGLTYLDVYQKFNGDNKKSQQLHAPKWSGTYNLSYKFANDLTVDFTGQFYGPMRLPVLPNDYRPEYSPFYSLANIQVSKSFKSGFEVYCGIKNLFNFTPKDPLMRPFDPFDKYADDPISNPNHYTFDTAYGYAPMQRIRGFLGVKYTLK, from the coding sequence ATGAAACGAATACTATTTTCTTTTACTCTTTTATCTTCTTTTTGTTTTTCCCAGGAAACAGATAGTTTGAACTTACAGCAATCTATAGAAAGCGATACTGTAACCATTCCTAAATCAAAAATCAAAACGAGTACTATTGAAGATGTAGTCATTACCGGGACTATTAAACCTTTCAGCAGGTCGAAAAGCCCTGTAGCTGTAGAAGTTTACAGCCAGAAATTTTTTCAGAAAAACCCTACACCCAGTATTTTTGAAGCTATTGCAATGGTGAACGGGGTAAAGCCTCAGCTGAACTGTTCGGTGTGTAACACTGGTGATATCCATATCAATGGTTTAGAAGGACCTTATACTATGATTCTGATCGATGGAATGCCTATTGTGAGCTCACTTTCCACAGTATATGGTTTAAGTGGAATTCCCAACAGTCTGGTGGACAGAATTGAAGTGGTCAAAGGCCCGGCTTCTTCTATCTACGGTTCTGAAGCGATGGGTGGAGTGATTAACATTATCACTAAAAATGCATTGACCGCTCCCAAACTGAGCATCGATATGATGACAAGTACCTGGAGCGAAAATAACCTTGATGTTTCGACGAAATTTAACGTTGGTAAAAATGCGGCTTCTTTATTAAGCTTAAATTATTTCAGTTTTAAGGAAAAGATAGACCAGAATAAAGATAATTTCACTGATGCCGCTTTGCAGAGCAGGGTTTCTGTTTTTAACAAATGGAATTTTCAGAGAAAGGAAAACCGTCAGGCAAGTTTTGCGATGAGATATTTATACGAAGACCGTTTTGGCGGAGAAATGCAGTGGAACAGATCACACCGGGGAAGTGGCGATGTGTACGGTGAAAGTATCTATACCAACAGGGCGGAAGTTTTTGGACTGTACCAATGGCCCTTAAAAGAATATATTGTCACTCAGTTTTCTTATAATTATCATGATCAGAATTCTTTTTATGGCAGTAACCCGTATAATGCACTTCAAAAAGTGGCTTTTGTTCAAACGTATTGGAGTAAAAAACTGGGAAAACATGATCTGACGAGTGGTATTACTTTTAAAAGGACATTTTATGATGATAATACACCGGGCACTCTATCCGGTGACGGCATCACCAATGCACCGATGAAATCGCCGATCTGGGGAGCTTTTGTTCAGGATCAGTGGGAAATTAACGATAAGCATACTTTGTTGTTAGGGTATCGTTTTGATTATGACAAGATTCATCATGAAGTGCATTCGCCGAGGTTGGCATGGAAATTTTCACCGAATCCTTATCATACATTAAGGTTTAATTTCGGAACAGGATTCAGAGTGGTGAATCTGTTTACGGAAGATCATGCGGCATTGACCGGTTCGCGGGAAGTATTAATCAAATCTGATCTGAAACCGGAAAGATCGGTCAATGGAAATCTAAATTATATCTGGAAAATCCCGATGGGAAACCGTTTGTTACAGTTGGATGCATCTGCATTTTATACTTATTTCAGTAATAAGATTGTAGGAGATTTTGATACGGATCCGGATAAAATTATTTATGATAACCTTCATGGATATGGAATTTCAAGAGGTGCTTCTATGAATGTGGATTTTAGTTTCAGTTTTCCTTTGAGCGTCAATTTAGGACTGACTTATCTTGATGTTTATCAAAAATTTAACGGAGATAACAAAAAATCACAGCAACTGCATGCTCCGAAATGGAGTGGAACTTATAATCTTTCATATAAATTTGCAAATGATCTGACTGTAGATTTCACTGGACAATTCTACGGACCGATGAGGCTCCCCGTACTGCCTAATGATTACCGCCCGGAATATTCGCCGTTCTATTCTTTAGCCAATATTCAGGTTTCAAAAAGTTTCAAATCCGGTTTTGAGGTGTATTGCGGAATTAAAAACCTGTTCAATTTTACCCCAAAAGATCCTTTGATGAGGCCGTTTGATCCGTTTGATAAATATGCAGATGATCCGATAAGCAACCCGAACCATTATACTTTTGATACTGCTTATGGCTATGCGCCGATGCAGAGAATCAGAGGCTTTCTGGGGGTAAAATATACTTTGAAATGA
- a CDS encoding cupin domain-containing protein: MNKIPRRIVTGIKNGKSVIIEDQQTENFVEHLPGLIISDIWNTQKMPAGLDPETRIPNTGFPQTPKNGTYFRYVVIPPDKDLGVEFKAGEPHPMMHQTQTLDYIIILSGTLYLIMEEGETLLKPGDIVVQRGTNHAWSNRSDEPCIQLAVLIDAEI; the protein is encoded by the coding sequence ATGAACAAAATACCCAGGCGTATAGTCACAGGAATTAAAAACGGAAAATCTGTCATTATTGAGGATCAGCAAACGGAAAATTTCGTTGAACATCTTCCGGGCCTTATTATTTCAGATATCTGGAATACCCAGAAAATGCCGGCAGGATTAGATCCTGAAACCCGAATTCCCAACACAGGATTTCCACAAACTCCCAAAAATGGAACCTATTTCCGTTACGTAGTCATTCCACCGGATAAAGACCTGGGAGTAGAATTTAAAGCCGGAGAGCCTCATCCCATGATGCATCAGACCCAGACCCTAGACTATATTATTATTCTTTCAGGAACTCTTTATCTGATTATGGAAGAAGGAGAAACCCTCCTCAAACCCGGAGATATTGTCGTTCAGAGAGGAACCAATCATGCATGGAGCAACAGATCGGATGAGCCTTGTATTCAGCTGGCTGTTTTGATTGACGCGGAAATTTAG
- the fahA gene encoding fumarylacetoacetase: protein MKSFVEYSSDSDFSIHNIPFGVAVFNKEYIGCCTRIGDQVVDLATLYDLGYFEDIEGLIDNVFEAYTINEFIELGKPVTNVVRTRIQEMLQEGSILSKDEKTIADAFYDLDQVRMIMPVHIPNYTDFYSSIEHATNVGKMFRDPENALLPNWKHLPVGYHGRASSIVISGTDINRPKGQTKPADAEKPLFGPSKQLDFELEMAFILNRNSEMGESISTKDAEDAIFGMVIFNDWSARDIQAWEYVPLGPFLGKNFGSSISPWVVTMEALEPFRTASPKQDPEVLEYLQFEGDKNYDINLEVYLQPENGEENLISESNYKFMYWNMTQQLAHHTVNGCNVEVGDLYASGTISGSDPKSFGSMLELTWRGQNPLQLKDGQERKFIEDNDTVTMKAWAEKDGVRVGFGEVSGKIIPTV from the coding sequence ATGAAATCATTTGTAGAATATTCTTCGGATTCAGACTTTTCTATACATAATATTCCTTTCGGAGTAGCCGTTTTTAACAAAGAATATATCGGATGCTGTACAAGAATCGGAGATCAGGTAGTGGATCTTGCGACCCTATACGATCTTGGATATTTTGAAGATATTGAAGGATTAATCGACAATGTTTTTGAAGCTTATACCATCAACGAATTTATTGAACTGGGAAAACCGGTGACCAATGTGGTTCGTACCAGGATCCAGGAAATGCTGCAGGAAGGTTCTATTTTATCAAAAGATGAAAAAACCATTGCAGATGCATTCTATGACCTGGACCAGGTAAGAATGATCATGCCTGTACACATCCCCAATTATACAGATTTTTACAGCAGCATCGAGCATGCTACAAACGTGGGAAAAATGTTCCGTGATCCGGAAAACGCATTGCTTCCCAACTGGAAACATCTTCCGGTAGGTTACCACGGGAGAGCATCTTCAATTGTAATTTCAGGCACAGACATCAACCGCCCGAAAGGTCAGACAAAACCTGCAGATGCAGAAAAGCCACTTTTCGGACCTAGTAAGCAGCTGGATTTTGAGCTGGAGATGGCTTTTATTCTTAACAGGAACTCAGAAATGGGTGAAAGCATTTCCACCAAAGACGCTGAAGATGCTATCTTCGGAATGGTGATATTCAATGACTGGTCTGCGAGAGATATCCAAGCCTGGGAATATGTTCCACTGGGACCATTCTTAGGGAAAAACTTTGGTTCATCCATTTCTCCATGGGTGGTAACTATGGAAGCTCTTGAACCGTTCAGAACCGCTTCTCCAAAACAGGATCCTGAAGTTCTGGAATACTTACAGTTTGAAGGTGATAAAAATTACGATATCAATCTTGAAGTCTATCTACAGCCTGAAAACGGCGAAGAAAATCTAATTTCAGAAAGTAACTATAAATTCATGTACTGGAACATGACTCAGCAACTGGCACACCACACCGTAAACGGATGTAACGTAGAAGTAGGTGATCTATATGCCAGCGGAACCATTTCAGGAAGCGATCCAAAATCTTTCGGATCTATGCTGGAACTGACATGGCGAGGACAAAACCCTTTACAATTGAAAGACGGTCAGGAAAGAAAATTCATTGAAGATAACGACACGGTTACCATGAAAGCCTGGGCTGAAAAAGATGGCGTAAGAGTAGGTTTTGGTGAAGTTTCCGGTAAAATTATTCCAACGGTTTAA
- a CDS encoding flavin reductase family protein: MKTVIPSELSPVQLQTIMQTAVSPRPIALASTVDKNGTINLSPFSFFNMFSTVPPILIFSPSRRVRDNTTKHTLENILEVPEVVIGTVNFPIVQQISLASTEYETGVNEFIKSGLTMKDADLIQPKLIEECPVNFECKVLEVKSLGDQGGAGNLVICEVQKIHIREEYLNEAGNLDQQKLDMVARLGGNFYSRSNENSLFEVPKPLVTKGIGFDLLPDSIKYSKIFTGNDLGMLANVEILPAGDFHADENFHLEAQKLLLESKIEEAWKLLTI, encoded by the coding sequence ATGAAAACAGTTATCCCCTCCGAATTATCCCCCGTACAGCTTCAGACCATCATGCAGACCGCCGTGTCACCGCGCCCGATTGCTTTGGCATCTACGGTAGATAAAAACGGTACCATCAATTTATCACCATTCAGTTTCTTTAATATGTTCAGTACGGTTCCGCCAATTCTGATTTTTTCACCATCGAGGAGAGTACGGGACAATACCACCAAACATACACTGGAAAATATTCTGGAAGTGCCTGAAGTGGTAATAGGAACCGTAAATTTCCCTATTGTACAGCAGATCTCTTTAGCCTCAACAGAATACGAAACCGGAGTGAATGAATTTATCAAATCCGGCCTGACAATGAAAGATGCAGATCTTATACAGCCTAAACTGATTGAAGAATGCCCAGTGAACTTTGAGTGTAAAGTATTAGAAGTAAAATCTCTTGGTGATCAGGGTGGCGCAGGAAATCTGGTGATCTGTGAGGTGCAGAAAATCCATATCAGGGAAGAATACCTTAATGAAGCCGGCAATTTGGATCAGCAAAAACTGGACATGGTAGCACGTCTGGGAGGCAACTTCTATTCCAGAAGCAACGAGAACAGCCTTTTTGAAGTTCCGAAACCACTGGTCACAAAAGGAATCGGGTTTGATCTTCTTCCCGACTCCATTAAATACAGTAAGATATTTACAGGGAATGATCTTGGAATGCTTGCCAACGTAGAAATACTCCCGGCAGGAGATTTTCATGCAGATGAAAACTTCCATCTGGAAGCTCAGAAATTACTGTTGGAAAGTAAGATCGAAGAAGCCTGGAAGCTTTTAACAATATAA